The window AGTGCTTGAGAAAAGTTACCGTAAGTAATCATAGCCTAGAAAATGTTAGAGAGAGTGATGAGAAATTACAGTACGAAGACGCTTGACACCGTTTCTCCCAGCAGCCAAATGCCCATCTTGAGCATCGTTCCCAGAAAGAGAAAAAATCGAAACTGGAGACCCATCATCCTGAAGAAACCAACATTACAGGATATGAGACTGTATCAAATAACTTAACAccaccattaaaaaaaaaaaaaaaaaaaaaaaaacttaacaccATTCAAAACTAACTCCACCAAAGCGAAAAAGATAACAATAAACATCCCATAAACTAGATACACACCTTATCAAGACCAAGAAGAGTTACAATTCTATTAGCCATGAGTCTAGTTAAAGAGAACTAACTACTAGAGACTAGAAAGCTTTATGGATCACGCACGTTATATGGAAAAACCAATCACGTTATATACCAAACGTAACACTTAACAAAAGCCAAGTTCCATTACACAGTATAGAATCTGAGACCAAAGCAATCAACATGAAAAAGCTGCAGACTTTGAAACATatacacagagagagagagatgagattgGACCTTGGAGGTGCCACGAAAGTGATTCCAGGAGCCCCAAGCAGAAGGGTAAGGATCACCGATGTTGTAAGGCAGATCCTTGAGCCCCGTCCCAGATCCACCCACCACTCCTTTCAAAAACTTGAACATCTCTTCCTCCTCTCAATCCAAGTGCTTTTTGATGGATCTATATGGAATCAGAACGAAGAAAGGAAGCTCCTTTTTTGCTttatgattcttcttcttcttcttcaagctgCAGCAATCATATCTCCTCTCCctgtagatttgtttttgctCTTTATTTCGTCGGAGTTATGATCGGACCTGGACGGGGTGACTCTGTCGCCGTTTTCGTGTTTCGTTTTTACAGTTCGTGCTGTTTATTTGTTCACAAGACGCCGTGCTGTTGGTTCTTATATGTGGACGGACCGGACTAGCTCATGGATTGGGCCGTTAAATGTTTTCGCTTCGTTATTTCAATCTTGCATTTCTAGGCTTTCGAATGATTAAAATCTATATATCCATTAATACTCAAGATTAACACGAGTGTTATGAATGATGAGTTTAAACCCAAAATGATATACATAAAATGTATAATTGTATGTATGGTATGGAGTCGAATCCATAAATATCGAGAAAACTAAACACTAAAGAATCATGCTTATACTAATCTTCTAGAACAAAATTGTTGTAGAAAGCTACTCTACTTGTTTAAGAGTATGCTAAATTAAGCATGTTGctttcatcttcttttttaAAGCTGCTTGGTCTTATAAGATCATGACTTGTATTTTTCTTTATCCATTTCTATGACtactctttttcaaaaaaaagagttaCAGAAGCTaatttttttcctctaaaatacaTTATAGACATTAGAGAATTACCTCTTATTTgactctttattttatttcagaACATCTGAATGTACACTTTGATAAACTCTAAAAATCACATGATCAAATATAGCTGAAGATTATTCAAATATTTTGGATGTATCTCGAGTTAATTATGAacttccaacttaaaatcaattggtgATTAGTAGATTGACTATgactctttatatattacttaatgtccccTTAAAATTCTCGATGTGGGATATATATCCATAATAGTATCAAGTGCTAATTAGACTAAGACATGTTTCAGGCCCTGACGATTATATAAACTTCTAGTTCTACATAGATGTTGTTAAGAAATTTACCAAAAGTAGCTTTAGTTTGATTCAACGCCTTAGAAACTTCTTAACTGATTTGTACTTAGAGAAAAAAGTGTTCAACAGTTTCAAGCTTTGAAATTTCAAGTCGTCGTCTAGACTTCTAAGAAAATCTTGTAACATTGAATcttgaagaaagaaaaacaaacaataaaattaatttgttaaatCTTAGAAGACCATGACTTGGTCAATATTATTACCAGTTCGCTGCCGTGTGTTACAAAACACGAACCAGCCCTTGCTACGTCGACTATACTCGACCGGGTCAATGGGTTATCACTAGTTAGATCTTCGGTCGGGATCTTGCCAAAcaatttaattgaaaaaaacaaaataattgtgGTTTCCTTGTGTGGAATAGGCTAAAAGGTTTTTGTTCTTGAATTTTGGACATACTTTGCCTGTCGATTAATTGAATTCAATTTAAGCTGAAATAAGTAGTGCAAGATCACATCTACAACACTCCCACGGGATTGGAGCTTCTATTAAACAAAATCATAATTActtggaaaatatatatttgagttTCGCTCCATGTAATTTATATAGTACTAGTATTATGGTCCTTGCTATGCAAGGGCAAAATAATTGTCAAATTAAAGATGAAAACATTACAttagttaacttttttttttttgagaaaaagctTTAGTTACCATTGTTTACCACTTAAATGAATACAGAAATACACACCTTTAATAGTTGACAACTGCTTTTGTGGATGAACTCGAGGTCTTGAACGCATTTGAGAAACGAAACATTCGATGGAGCTTTAAATGAGAGTGTTAAGACATTTCATCACCATTATTATTAGACTTTGAGGAGTTGGTGCTTCTTGTTCTATGTCTTCCGTGCTTAAATATTTTACGCAATGAATACATGTGTTAGAAATTTTCTGAGTTTTATGTGAAACTTATAATTTACGGTGTTTTCTGATCTTTTAAATGTGGAGATTTCAGTTTATTTAGATGCAAAAGAAGTAAAGGTAGTGGGACGGTAAAGATATTGGAAAACAGTTTCACCAATAGAACTGAAAGAATTTTTAATAAtggaagattaaaaaaattagacaatAATTAACTTGATCGAAACAATACAAAACagaatatgtaaaaaaaatcaaatgaaaaGGACAGTGAACAAACAAAGAATCATGGGTTGTGGGCtacttttttaaaattgttctacggtttctgttatttttttcttttaagcaTTATTTTTCTTTCAGACTGTTCTctattccaattttttttttgaaaaatagattTTCCACATATCAGCTTTAGATTGGTGATGcgacttgcgctttagtatataaaggattCCGGTAACTTATGATATAGCTATCTGTGACATTAGTTGGAAAACATTTCAAACTCGGGTGatctttcaaaaatataaacactGTAACATTAACcgtatataaaagaaaaactttttGTGCAAAAAATGATGTCGTCTCAAGAAAACAACAATAACAATCTTTGAATAATCTGCATGTTAAGAATTTCAATAGAGTTGGAACCAACATCGAAGTTAACTGTTAGCACTAACCGTTATTTATATTAGTCTATATATACATGCCCTAATATATGTGTTAACTCATACCCGAAAAAAAACTTAAGTTACAAATGGAAGAGGTAATGTCAATTATTTTCCACGGATTGAAACTGGTTGATGAGCTTAAGTCAAGCTTACAGGAAAAGTCACCGGAATCTCTGTCCACCTCTCTCGACGAGATCACAAAGACATTTGATGATGCAAAAGAGCGGTTGAAGATAGTCCTTGTGATCAGGAACTCGGAGACCACAATGAACCAAGTCAAACCGGTGATCTCTTCTTGCTCAGACCGGATGCTAATGCAGATTGAACCGGATCTGATGCATGAGTATTGGTTAAGGTATGGTGGGTCCACGTCATCTCATGGAACCGAAGCCGTGACTCAAAGGCAGCTCATGGCCGTTGATGGTGACGGCGGAAGAAATTTGACGGCTACGGAAAGATCAGGTGGCTCCGGTAGCGGTTCCTCCACGCCAAGGCAACGTAGAAGGTAAACAGTAGAATATTGTAGTGTTTTTCTTTTGTGGTAGAAAAGATATAAGTTTTTTAATACCGTAAAATTAAATTACAATGAAACCAAGTGTTCGTTTCAAAAAAATACCACGACTTTGAAATGGTTTTAAAAAGGGTAATACTACAAAGTTTAGGTGTACTGTagactttattttaaaatcacttTTGACTCTTTCGTAAGCTTTTAGAACTCATTCAGTTTAAGGATATAAGGTATTCTAAAATCATTCATTCTTAGACCTAAAGTTCATGATATATTTAGAAATCTAGATGGCAGTTttagaaaatgaaatataaaattccGGGATTTTTAAAAGTCGACCAtttaattattgtgatattggATAAAATCATAAAACGCTTCTAACaggtttttttttcataaaagaaGTTAGAGCAAGAACAAGTCTAGCTAATCTTGAATATTTTTCACTAGACTAAATCTTTTAAGAATTCGATtcatgtttcaaactttcaaataattatatgttattttggcaaattgttaaatgaaaataaaatatactaagGTTCGATTCCCATGTGTGTACTAATGAGTACGTAGGAAAAACGAAGGAGAAGAACAAACGGTGTTGGTGCCGGCGTTAAGGTCGGGAAACACAGATCTACCACCTGATGATAGCCATACTTGGCGTAAATACGGCCAAAAGGAAATTCTTCACTCAAAGTTTCCtaggtaaataatttttttactaataaCCCAAGTTTAGTTGCAGACCAAAACGAATTCTAGAATAATACTTTTGATCGTCAACATGTTGATGAAACTATCAAGGTCACAAAAAGGTGTTCCTTTAGTTAGTTAACTAACCAAGAAATACACATTTAGATCACATCAACATGTTGTAATCAGTCTCTTAATCACCAAGTTTATATTAGAATGACCAAAGAACCATATTATTAGTTGAAAGTTGAAACTTTGATGTTATAAAGTAATACATCGTTCTTAGGTCTCGTTATCAAATCATACAAATCATCAATCATACAAATCCTTTTTCTAAATTTATCAAACAGCTATTTGCTTATCATATCATTGGAATAGGTTGAAATTATGtcctaatcattttttttagcAACGAAAATGTCTAAtcatatataaagaaattaaaacaaatatatacctATTTAAATGATTATTCAGGGCGTACTATAGATGCACCCACCAAAAGTTATACAATTGTCCAGCCAAGAAGCAAGTCCAACGCCTCAACGACGATCCCTTCACCTTTCGAGTCAATTACCGTGGCTCACACACTTGCCACATCTACTCAACCGCTCCCACCGCTTCTGCTGCTGCCCCCACCGCTCTAATCACAACTACAACCACAACTAGCCATCCCGTTGACTATGGTCCCTTTTTCGACATGGCCGAAGCTATGATGCTTGGTAGCGGCGGTATTGGGGCCAACATGGATTTCATATTTCCTTGCAATGATCCacctcatcatcatcactgtTACCGGAGGTCAGAAGACGGAGACGGAGACAAATAGGATACCGGAGACATatgattcatatatatatctacAGAAAAAGGAcatgtttaatttaatttattaattatttaagttttgtATATTACACGTGATTCTAGTTTGGGATCTAATGGGAAACCAATTCTTTTAAATTAGTTCGCTTTTTACAAAATTTGGAAGTGTTTTGTTACTAAATGGGGTTGTTTCAACCCTGTATTTAAATTATTTCCATAGTTTTCTTATCATTCTCaacataattatacaaattagcatatattttcaaatttacgCTTTAAAAGAAAATGTAATCATTAGAAAAATCAATTGTTTTAAGGTGCTGACAACATTTTTTGCCAATGCCAGTACttcaaattgataaaaaatagtgTTAGGGTTTCGATATTTCGTTTTAGTCACAAAATACTATTTACATAAAGATTTTAAGAACTTATTTTCCATGATATTTTTTAAAGGTCCCTATTTCCATACAAATCTCCTAAAGGAGCTCATTtcatcaaattttgtttttagcaAAATCATTTCAATTTTAGTTTAAAGAGATttaattgactttgaaataGAACATGAAGTAAAATCAGAATTTCTGACGCAAAGAAAAAGGGACAGTAATAAGAATATCTCATAATATGTTGTGCACACTTTTTCAGTACAAGGTACATTTTCTTACAGAAATAATGcactatcttttttttcttaataataatGCACTAtcgttttatttaaaataaattaaaattaggggtaaatttttattttgtcaatATCTCACAAATTGGCATGAACTTGTTGGTGTTTCCTCCTTTTTGCTGTTGTCTTATTTTCAGACTAAAGAATCCAAATTAGTAAAATTGTCTGAACAGTGTCAAAATCAGCTATTCGAGTGGATGTTTTGGTCCCTCCACCATCACTATTCATCATGCATGGGCCTTCGTTTTGCCCTTTTGTTTATCATGTGCATTTGCTATGCCGACAGAGAAGATACTGTATCCTCTATTATTTTATAACAGTATAGTGTGACATGTAAAAGATGTTTAAGGTATTGAATGAATCATAtcttttagtttagtttttGGTTCTGAAACACACAAAAGAAAGACTCAATCATATAACGCAATCAAGTATATATCCGATCCAAGAttcatatatcttttttttggtgtaaaagaTTCATATatcttattaattaatttactgaactattttaaaaaaaactaatctttCTTGACTATCACACGtaaaattagtttaatttatgaacaattttattaaatatgtcTATAAAATCTAGTAAGTTTTTATCGATTTATCTATGTTAAGTTAAAAAATTTCAAGGATCCGTACGTCATAGGAGTGACATAGATTTAGTTTTGTATAAAAGGGTTCATGTACGGTTATGTTTTATTGTTGCGGCAAGCATTGATTAATGCCCTAATGTATAGGGTGATTGTTATGTAAgggcaacaacaacaaaaaaaaaagacaaaacacgACAGTCTGCGAGATGCATttgtctcttcttcttttttccatTTACCACCAAACATTCGTAGCCGCAATGTGAATGGATAAGTTTCTTTACACTCTTAATTTACgcaatatcatatatattaaaaattattgaatcCGACTATAGAAACACTAACAATCAAATAGGCAAAACAATAGTCTAGTGGGAGTGTCGCAGTTGGATCTTGGCTTATATTCTAATTAAGTTTCATAGGCTATCCTTCAATCAAAATTGTATCACCTTTACTGCCGACCTATGATTTATCCAAGATGAACatgtgagaaagaaaaaaattacttaGTCAAGAATCAGACTTACTATAACAtagaaaatgaaacaatagAAATGTCGAAACAGAATTATAACAAACATACATCAAAAATATTACATTCCACTAAACATATTcaaagagagaggaagagaaaatATTATAACCTAACTACAATATATGAATCAGGATTCGGATGTTCATATAGCACTTGTTCCTTCGTAAGGGCAGTAGGAATCAAACAAGGAGGAGAATTGATCGTTGTCAATGAAAGAGAATTGATAAGAAGTAGTAGTACTAGCTTCACCGTGATAGAAGTGATTCTGATGATGTTGACGATCATCAGACATCATCACGTCTGGCCAAACCAATGACAAATCACTATATGTGGAAGAACCCTCACAATAGTCTTTATTCTGATCACCATTGTTATAATCCTCCTCCTTCACCATGCTTGCGCCTACTCCGATCAGGCTACTGATGTCGTTCCCTTGCTCTTGTATATATGGATCCACATGGTCCTGAGAAATGGTTGCTGCCAATTTATTATTGTCCGAATCCATGACTATTTCGAGATCAAGAGGCTCGGTCTTTGCTTGTGTTTCATCACTAACGTTACATGTATGGTGGCCAATGTAAGTGATTTGAAACAAAGAAGGGTCTTGCTCATGTTTCTGAACTTGCTTTGTTGCATTGCATCCTTGTGTTGGCTTGTGTGTGCATCTAAAATAACTTCTGGAAAACATTAAAATGTACAATGATTTAGACCACTGCAGAATTAACAAAGTACTAGATTCTAGATTAGATTGATAAATTCTTGGTTTGGGATGCTCGTTATAAGATGAAAATGATTTGACCATGTATATATGCATTATATATCTATCATGAGGAGTAAGGACAAAGGACCTTGGGAACTTGGAGTTAAGAATCTGCTTTTGTCCATATTTCCTCCAAGCATATATATCTTCATTAATTCTTCTAGCTTCCATAGTCCAAGTATGTGATCTCTTTCTGTAGATAGTTAAAAGTAAGAAATTTATTAATCAATGTCTAAACCATTTTGGCAAATTAATATGTTCTTGTAATACAGATCCACCGTGAATAGTATACTAATTACAAACACtaattgaaacaaaaaaaactggTTAGTCCAATCCAATCAATCATACTCATACAATCTATATCACTATTCCATGATAAGAGAAACAGATCCAAGTCCAAGTACCATGTCATGTAACATTTACCACAATATATGATGGAATCCACAGACAAAATTAGCAACTTGTAatgaaaagttttaaaaaatattcccataaaaATTAGATTAAATCATTAAACACGGAtgagaatatatataatatgaattcaacttttcACTTACTTTCTAGTGTAGCATCCTCTTTTACTTTTACCAACTCCAAGTCTCTTTCTACTATCGCCCGAATCTCCACCGTTGCAACTTGCCGGAGTTGAATCATCGCCGCATGAAGCATTCCGTGAACCCTCAAGGACGACGGAGACGTTGGCGACTTGGTCAAAAGAATCAAGAACCGATATGGTTTTGTGGAAAGAATCCAAGATCTTATCCATGAGCTCATTAACTGGATCCGGATCTCCTGAAACAATACGAGTCTGATCGATGTGGTGATTAGATTGTTGATGAGAGAGGagaagctgaagctgagtaGCGGATTCGTAGCCTTCAACAAGTTGGTCCACAACGTTTCTCTTAATGGATTTGGTATTGTTACTATCTGAGTCCATATTTTTGGTACAAGGATATAATGTATATGTGATttcttttaggttttttttggtATGATGATTTGAACTTTGAAGATGAAAAAATAATCAGAGGAAGATGATTAAGAAAGAGAGGcgatagagaaagagagagatatatAAATGGTGTGGAGGGTATAATAGGAATATGATAAAACTTGCTTATGAATTATTTAGGGGTTCAAGGGTATAATGGGAAAGAGACGGGTTATTTACACTCCCATTGGCTCACCAGAGCTCTGCTGATGTCACGATGATGAGTTGGGATGACGTCATCCATCACCGTAGCACGTTTAAGGGCTTTGGtgcctgttttttttttcaccttgtctcctttattttctttttactacCCCTTGTGTCCTTTATTTAATGCCATGAAAACTATCTCAAACAACTTGGTTAGGTTTAAATATGCTTACTCCTTAGTTttgttatattaaaatgttaatatttttataacttgACAATCAACTTGTTTTCATTGGCATGAAATCACTTTCAAGAGGATATAAAAAAAGGAGACATGTTGACAAGATATTATCAGGACCAACCACCAAAATCTTTATTTTAGAGTTATTGAGTAAGATAGTTTTCAACCGAAATAACTTTTGATGCTAGGGCATTTCCGTATGACCAATTATTGATATGTGTCATGACTCATGTGTGTACTGTGTAGTGTCATACATTTACAAAAGTAGAAGGATTCATTACGAAACCCACGAATATTCTCATGGTTTGAACCTTTAAATTTTGTAATGGATAGATTAACTACTAAAACTAAATGTTATAATACAAATTTACCAGTTGTGGTAAGACCGCTTTATTAGAGCAACTCCAACACGAGAATGTAAATGAGTTtcctaaaaaaaaatgtaataaaatgaaaacataaaagttaGATGAATAGGACTAGAATCAAAGCTTAGAGAAGAGGGGTTAGGGGATCCACAACCGTGTTACTCATGGCTCCATAATCTAGGTaaatcttttatattattttttttttttcagttaaaaaaaaaagaaaaaaaggaaaaaaggacCAATCCCAGGTTTCCACCCGGCCATGGGACCCGCGCACAGTGACAAGCCCAGCAAAGAATTGATCCTTACCTACGGACTCCAAGATACAATTATGACACAGATTCCTAATTTTTTTGGTCCCcacatattataaaaataatttgttgcTAAGGATTTTTTTGTAAGGACCAGCGTTGCAGCTgctcttagagcatgattaatggagAGGTTCTTAGAGTCGGattcttagcggaatataaaaAACGTCtattaacttttaactaaaaatagtTAAGAATGGCTCTTAGCATTTGCATTAGTAAGTTTCTTAACATTAGtttctttaaattattatattcatagtttaattctataattataattaattattttataacagGTGTACCAATTAAAGAGAAGTAAATGCCTAAGTAGTCTCTCAAATGGTTTTGACAGTTCATTTAGGAAGAATCGTTTATCAATtctacactctctctctcttcttaaatattacttaattatttaattttgttgagAAACCCTACGAGGTACTATCAAGGTTGATCCcttagaaattttttaaaactcatgAACGTGACACATGTCATCATGTAATTTGGTAAAATTactattaacaaaataaaaacacctATACTTTAAACTTCCATTATTACTTTATATGatattaaaagtatttttacaattttatataaatcttaaaataaaattatata of the Brassica rapa cultivar Chiifu-401-42 chromosome A03, CAAS_Brap_v3.01, whole genome shotgun sequence genome contains:
- the LOC103857950 gene encoding WRKY transcription factor 55; this translates as MEEVMSIIFHGLKLVDELKSSLQEKSPESLSTSLDEITKTFDDAKERLKIVLVIRNSETTMNQVKPVISSCSDRMLMQIEPDLMHEYWLRYGGSTSSHGTEAVTQRQLMAVDGDGGRNLTATERSGGSGSGSSTPRQRRRKNEGEEQTVLVPALRSGNTDLPPDDSHTWRKYGQKEILHSKFPRAYYRCTHQKLYNCPAKKQVQRLNDDPFTFRVNYRGSHTCHIYSTAPTASAAAPTALITTTTTTSHPVDYGPFFDMAEAMMLGSGGIGANMDFIFPCNDPPHHHHCYRRSEDGDGDK
- the LOC103857951 gene encoding probable WRKY transcription factor 54 produces the protein MDSDSNNTKSIKRNVVDQLVEGYESATQLQLLLSHQQSNHHIDQTRIVSGDPDPVNELMDKILDSFHKTISVLDSFDQVANVSVVLEGSRNASCGDDSTPASCNGGDSGDSRKRLGVGKSKRGCYTRKKRSHTWTMEARRINEDIYAWRKYGQKQILNSKFPRSYFRCTHKPTQGCNATKQVQKHEQDPSLFQITYIGHHTCNVSDETQAKTEPLDLEIVMDSDNNKLAATISQDHVDPYIQEQGNDISSLIGVGASMVKEEDYNNGDQNKDYCEGSSTYSDLSLVWPDVMMSDDRQHHQNHFYHGEASTTTSYQFSFIDNDQFSSLFDSYCPYEGTSAI